A window of Chloroflexota bacterium genomic DNA:
AAATCGTTCTAGTACGCAATGGCGTGCGCATGACGCTCACCATCGAACGAGAATATGGTGAGGACCTAGGCCTGGAGTTCACCACTCCCACATTCGATGGCATTCGCCGTTGTCAGAACCATTGCGATTTCTGCTTCATCAACCAAATGCCCCGGGGTCTGCGCAAAAGTCTGTATATCAAGGATGATGACTACCGATATTCTTTCCTATTTGGCAATTTCATCACCTTAGCTAACCTGGAAGAGCAGGATTGGGCTCGCCTGGCTGAGCAAAGGTTGAGTCCGTTGTACGTTTCGGTGCATGCCACGGATCCCCAGCTCAGGGCACGGATTCTGGGTGTGCCGCATTTACCGGACATCCTGGGCCAGATTCAACGGCTTGGTTCAATAGGCATCGAGGTACACACGCAGATTGTAGTAGTGCCTGGACTCAACGATGGAGCAGTGCTCGAACAGACGGTGCAAGACCTAGCCAACCTCTACCCCACAGTCTGCTCGGTGGGCATAGTTCCGGTGGGTATTACCCGTTATCATTCTGGCGGCCTGCGTCCTCTAACTGCACAGGAAGCAAAGGATATCATAACATGTATCAGGCCGTTGCAGCGAGACTACCGAAGACAGTTGGGAGTAGGATTGGTTTACTTGGCGGATGAATTGTATCTTATGGCAGGGTTGCCCCTCCCTTCTGCTGGACGCTATGATGGTTTTCCACAACTGGCTAATGGCATAGGACTCACACGGCAATTGCTTGATGACTGGCTGCATACCAAGCGGAAGGGGCAAATTCGATGGCCTCATGGTAGAGCCACGTTTGTCTGTGGCACGCTAATTGCCCCTGTTTTGCGGAACATGGCCAAGGAATTATCCAGTTTAACAGGCGTGGCTATTGATGTAGTTGCTGTGCCTAATCAATTCTTCGGCCCCACCGTTACCGTGTCGGGCTTGTTAGTGGCGAAGGATGTGATCAATGCTTTTCGTGATAGGACCGTTGGAGATTTGCTGGTTTTACCAGCGAGCATGTTCGATGCCAGTGGCCAGGTCACATTGGATGATTACCAGCAGACAGACATGGAGAAGGCACTTGGGGTACGCGTGGCTATAGCAGACAGGCTGAGCGATCTGCTATCCCTACAATGAAAAAGCGCCTCGCGATATGAAAGGCGCTTATTGTTCTAGCGGAGAGGGTGGGATTTGAACCCACGGGGCATTACTGCCCACGCGATTTCGAGTCGCGCGCACTAGACCGAACTATGCGACCTCTCCATGACTGGTGACAATAATCATTATAGCGCTAATCAGTCAGAAGGCAAAATCACAGGGGTTGTCTGGCTATGGGTTGTAGCAACAATGCAAAGCAAGGAGGCGTTGATGATTAACGAAAAACGACTATTGGATACATTTCTGAGTCTAGTGCGTATTGACAGTCCATCCGGTGAAGAGAGTGCGATGGCGCAAGAGCTAGCGAAACGCTTGCGTCAGTTAGGGCTCAATGTGGAGCTGGATGCGATATGTAATGTAGTGGCTAAACTGCTAGGGCAGGGGACTCCGCTCTTACTAGCTGCCCATATGGATACAGTGATGCCTGGACGTAGCATTAAGCCCGTAGTCAAAGATGGGGTGGTCTATAGCGATGGCACGACTATATTGGGAGCAGATGACAAAGCAGGTGTAGCGATCATCCTAGAATTATTGCAGGTGATCGTGGAGAATAAATTGCCCCACCCCTCTTTGGAAGTGGTGATCACTGTGCAGGAGGAGACCGGTCTTGTCGGAGCCAAGCATCTCGACAAATCCCGTTTGCAGGCAAAAATGGGCATCTCCTTTGACGCCGGTGGTACTCCAGGCACCATTGTAGTCGCTGCACCCTCGCATGACCTCATTGCGGCTGTGGTGCACGGCAAGGCAGCCCATGCTGGCACTCGTCCAGAAGAGGGAATCAACGCTATCCTCGTCGCAGCCCAGGCTGTGGTGAACATGCCATTAGGGCGCATTGATGACGAGACTACTGCCAACATCGGGATTATCAAGGGTGGCATAGCGCGAAACATCGTGCCAGATCGCGTGGAGTTGATGGGTGAGGCGCGCAGCCGCCAGTTATCGAAGCTAGAAGCACAAGTAGCCAGGATGGTAGAAGCTCTCCAAGCAGCAGCAAAGCGCTATGGGACTACAGTGGATATAGAAGTAACTCGTTCGTACAATGGATATACTTTTAACGAGGAAGTTGCTATCGTCAAACAGTTGATGACTGCTTGCCGCGCTATGGGTGTCGAGCCCATCCTGGCCGCTACAGGTGGCGGCAGTGATGCGAACATCTACAATGCATCGGGTATGCAAGTGGTCAATTTGAGCACGGGTCTGCGCAAAGAACACAGCACGGAAGAACACATTGCCGTGGCAGACATGGTGACGTGTGCACAGATCGTGATGCAATTTCTCAACAATTGGCCCTCATAATTTTACATAAATCAAATAAGAAGAGGAGGGAACGAAGCGATGGACACTCTGGTGCTTTGGGGTACGGGGGTTATCCAGTGGTTGCAGACTTTGCGCAGCCCTGTATTGGATGCCGTATTCACGGGGAGCACCTTCCTGGGCGATGAAAAGTTCTATTTGCTGATGATTCCACTTTTGTATTGGATCGTGGACAAAAGGTTAGCGATGCGTCTCAGCTTTGTCTACCTAGGCTCAGCCTATTTCAATAGCTTCCTGAAGGCGATTTTCGCGGTGCCGCGGCCATCCTTTCCTGCAGTGCAAGTGCTTGCTCCTGCAGAGGGCTATGCCTTCCCCAGCGGCCATGCACAGACGGCCGCAACCGTTTGGAGTTATCTGGCTACTCAGGCACGCCGCGCATCGTTCTGGGTTGCCGCTATTGTGGTTATATTCCTGGTTGCTCTGTCGCGCGTTTATCTAGGAGTGCACTATCCACAGGACGTCGTGGTTGGAACAGCCATTGCGCTTGCGATTGTTGCTGGCTATAACCAGTTCCTCCGCGCATACGGTGCTCGGATTGCGCAATTACCCATGGTAGCCAAGTTGGCATTGGGTTGTGGAGTACCATTATTGCTACTCGCATTGCATGCGGATAAGGACGCAGTTGCCGCTATGGCAGCATGCCTGGGTCTTAGCGTAGGAGTTACACTGGAACACGAATGGGTGCGATTCAGTTGCACCGGGACGGTGATGAAACGCGCGATTCGCTTCGTGCTTGGGCTCATTGTGCTATTGGCACTCTACCTGGGTCTCAGCGCAGTTTTGCCCGGTGGGTTGTTCTTCCGGCTGTTGCGGTATGCGCTGATCGGTATATGGGCTAGCCTGGTAGCGCCATGGCTGTTTGTGAAGCTGCGCTTGGCTGAAAAGGAAGCAAACTAAGCTGAATGTGCTTCTGCCCGAAGCTTCAGGTAGGCGATCGTCCACGTTGCTGAGCGGAAGACCTGGTAAATTCCTCCCAGAAAAGTCAAGAATAGGACAGCAGGTGTAGTGATCAAAATGCCCATTAGAATCGCCATGGACAGGGATTCCGTGGCAGCATACAGTAATCCCGCTGGTGCTACGGCCATGCCCATAACAATCAAGCTGAGAGGTACCATGATCATCCCAACGAGCAGGTCAATGCCAAACAGCAATAGCCATAGAAGGCCAACTTGCCGCAGGTTTTGGCGTACGATGCGATAAGCAGCACGAAGGCTGTCCAGGACGCCCTTACTCTCTAGCACGCACTGGCGATAGGCAAAATCGAGCCATAATCCAACGAGCGCCCCGGCCACGATAAGCAACCCGATTACGAATAGCATGAGGAGCACAGTAAGCAGGATACCCAAGGCGGTTAGCACACGCCTCTGAAAAAGCAGCAGTGCTAAGGGCGATAGCCCTAGGATGATTAGGGCAATTGCAGCAAATAGCAACGGGATGCCGGTAACCAGATCAATGCCAATCAAGGGCAAGAACCGCGACCAGCCGATGCGCCACCCATCGCTGATACAGGTATGTTCTGTCCCTTCTATCTCGCGAACCATGCCGATCAGCGCACCACGGCTGATATTCGTCAGCACTATTCCGATGACAACCAGCGTGAGCACGAGGATGATAACGAAGAACACCATGCCCAAAGCCAATTCAAGCGGCAATTGCTCTCCAGAGCGCACTCTATACTCGATACCTCGGCCAATGTTTCCGCCACCCCCTCCGCTGAAGAAAGCCAATAAGAAGCCAAAAAGCCATAAAGCTTTGTGACGCCAGGTGATCTCGACTGCCCGTTTTAGAATCTTAACGTATTCCATGCTCCCTCCTTATATGGCTTCATTAGATGATTAAATGGCTTGTGGGGCTGGCTTCTCGTGGTCCGCGCTTTGAGAAAGCAGGATTGCAGCCAAGGCTAGGCATCTGACAGTAACCAAAACGATGCAGCCAATACACTGCGATATCTCATACAGCGTCCTGCTGGTTTGCAAAACTTGCCGTCAAACCGCCTTGCTTTTTCTCAATGCATATTCGGTTTTATTTGCTGGGAGAAAGCGAGTCTTCTTAGGAACTAGTCTACTTCTCTCTTTACTACAAAGGCAATTTTTACGTTAGCGCGGTATTCGGTGATGGTGCCGTTTTCCACGACCGCTGTCTGTCCAACCACATCAACGCCAGTGATGCCATGCACCGTCTTGGCGGCCTCAGCGACAGCGTTCTTTGCTGCATCCTCCCAACTCACTGGTGAGTTGCCGACCAATTCGATCACCTTAATTACAGGCATTTTGTCACCCCCTTTGAAATATGCTTGGCCCGACCCGGTTCACGCTTAATTTGAATCATAGCACACTACTCTCCCCCTGGCAAATGGCTGCTTGCTCTTGGTGATAGTCGCTTGACAGAAACCCGCAGTTGGGAGTATATTATTAGCAGCGTTTGAGCCGTGGGAAATTATGGAAAGGCGTGCGTATCTTTGGCTATCCCGTCAACGTCTTGTAAAGAAGAGAGTAGCCCATACATTCAGTCGAACGAGGAATCGGCGCTGCTGAAAAGGGCTAGGGAGTACGACCAGGCGGCGATTGCCGAGATCTATGATCGTTACTCGCTGCGTATCTACAATTACATCTACCATCGCCTTGGCAATGCGCCTTTAGCCGAGGATTTAACGGCTACAGTTTTTTTACGTATGCTGGAGGCTATTCGTTCGTCCAGGGCTTGGCAGACGTCATTTTCAGGCTGGCTTTATCGCATCGCGCACAATCTAGTGGTGGATCACTTCCGAACAGGACGCCGGGATGATGTGCCTCTGGATGACTGGCCTGTGGCTTCGCATGAACATCCGGCTGACGTGGCTGAACGGTCGCTCACACAGCAGCGGTTGCGCGCAGCGATCACCCAGTTGACAGAGGAACAGAGTTTGGTTATTACGCTGAAATTTCTTGAAGGCATGAGCAACGCTGAGATCGCTCAGCTCATGGGTAAGTCAGAGGGAGCTATTAAGTCGTTGCAATTCAGGGCATTGGCAGCGTTACGCCGTCTCATAGGCGGAGAAGAACTATGACAGACAGGCTTGAGGCCGTTCTAGACGAGTGGCTCAACGAAATTGATACCGAAGAATCTATTGAAGCTTGTGTCGCCCAACAACCAACGTTGGCAAAAGAGCTCGAGCCTTTATTGCGTCTTGCTTTTCAGCTCAAGGCGCTGCAGCAGGAGCAGGTTCCTCCTCCAACGACACTGCAGAGGGGCAGACAAAGGCTATTGAGCGAAGTGGCACGGTTGAAGGAGAAGGAGAGTGAAGCTGCGAAGGGTGGAGCACGACAGCTTCCGCTTTGGCTGGGCATGCAGTCATTGATACGCAGAAGCGCGGTAACGATTGTCTTAGTAGCACTGTTGTTCAGCGCGGTATTAGGTGCAGGCACCATTGCTGCTTCTGCGAAAAGCCTGCCAGGTGACCCATTGTATGCAGTGAAACGCGCGGCCGAAGAATTTCAGCTCCTGATAACCTTTAATCGTCAGGCCAAGGCGCAGCTCGTGCAAAGGCTGGATGAGCGCAGGCGTGAGGAAGCAAAGGCTGTTGCAAGTAGCCAGCGCATTGCTGAACTATCCTTCCGTGGCCACGTAGATCACATAGAGGATGCCCGTTGGACAGTGGGGGGAGTCTTGATTTGCACCTCTGCCGAGACCATTATGGAGGGGGATATTTCCATAGGTTCGTTTGTCCGCGTCCAGGTGCGCTCTCTCAGCGACGGCACCTTGTCAGCCATACGCATTACCGTTGAGCCGGAGATGGTGCCGACAGAACCTGCTGCTTCTCCTACACCCAAGCCAACATCTACGCATACGGAGATGCCTCCGAAGACATCCACACCCACGGAATCTCCGCCTGCACAGGCGCCAGTTCAACCCCCTCTACTGGTGCCAACACCCACTTCCAGTCGAACATCCACGCCAAGACCCACTGCAACATGGACCGCCACAGCAACTGCTATCCCGCCGACGCCAGTCCCTCCGCGTGAGGTCAAGATCCGCTTCAAGGGTCGCATCGAAGCGCTCACAGCCACTGCCTGGACAATAGGCGGCCAGATGGTTAAAGTGGATGAAGATACGCGCATTGACGAATCATCTGCAAAAGCGGCGGTGGGGGCCATGGCTGCAGTGACTGCTATTCGTCAAGAGGATAACTCTTTGCTGGCGATTGATATCACAATTGAGCAGGCAGCACCACCAGCCGAACAACCATTCGAATTTCAAGGTCTGATTGAGAGTTGGAGTCCAACTCAGTGGATTGTAGGTGGCTATACTCTTATTATTACCGCGGATACCCACATCGAAGGCAGTCCGCAGAGAGGGCTTCTTGCTGAGGTCAAGGCTGTGCGCCGGGCGGATGGATCGCTCGTTGCTAGGCAGATCGTGATCCAATTGCCGAAGGAAGAGGTTCAATTCGAGGGCACCATTCAAGCTATAGGCCCCACGGAGTGGGTCGTGGAAGGCGTCGTGGTACGCATCGATGACCAGACTGTTATCGAAGGCACACCCGCAGTCGGCCAAATCGCAGAGGTGCAAGGGCTGCTTCTGCCAGATGGGGCTGTACTGGGGTGCCGAATCATCGTGCAATTGCTACCTACCACCCCTACGCCAACAACGACATAAGGCGGATACCTGCGATAGACTTCGTCCTCGATTAGTCTAGATAAGGAAGAGAAATGAAATGCGCAGATTAACCCGCTATGAGCATTGGGTATTAATTCTGCTTTTTGCTGTGTTGGTGCTTATCCCGCTGAGCAACTTTGCTCGCCAACGACCCGTCAGTGCCGCAAGCGAGCTTGGCCTGCTACAAGGAACCAATGTCTATCATAGCAGCATCCGGCGTCCATCTGTCAAGATAGTGGGCTGGATCAGCGAAATTAGGGCTACGCACTGGCTGATTGGCGATCAGGTGATATATATTGATCCTGCCTCTCCCGTAGCAAAAATAGCCAAAGTGGGGATGCACGTTGTAGTCGTTGCGTGGCAAGATAGCGCAGGACAGTTGTATGCCGAAAACATTTTCTTTCAGCCACAGGAAGACTTGTCTGGAACTAATATCGAGTTCAGGTGCCTCATCCAGGAGCTTGATCCCCGTTACTGGATTGTGTGCAACCGTATGATTCTTATAGCAGAGAGCACTGCGATACAAGGTCGACCTGAGCTTGGTGCACTGGCTGAGGTGAAGGGCATCCGTTTGTTCGGCAACACAGTGTTCGCCAGAAGCATCAAAGTTGTGGCACCGGGTGCCTACGCCGAAGTTGAATTCGAAGGGGCTATCGAGAGCCTGTCGGACAGTATATGGGTAGTCAATGGAGTTAGGGTGACGATCAATGTAGTTACCGTGATTCAAGGAGTCCCCGAATTGGGTCTCATCGCTGAAGTAAAGGGAATACTTCAGCCTGATGGTTCCGTATTGGCCCAATCCATTACGGTCAAGGGCCCGGGCGTTACGCCTCAAGTTGACATAGAAGGTGTAGTGGAGCGTATCGAAGCCAAGTACTGGATTGTGGCAGGAACGATGGTATACGTTGATGCACGCACCTTCATAGATGACAGCCGAGCCCCAGCGGAAGTAGGCATGTGGGCACAGGTGCGGGCACTTCGACGTCTCGATGGCACCTTGTTAGCGCAACGCATTCGGCTTTCGCGACCAAAGTAAAAGCGGCCATGCTTATCGAAGCAAAGCATAACTCGCCGTTTGCCTTCACAGAGGATAAGCATCAAAAGGTTCATCGCCTGTTCCCTGTTTCCCAAAACCAACTGGGTATTTGGTACGTACCTGCTTAGGATATTGGCTGCATTCAGGAGAGTACTTTGAGCAGTAAAATCAACAATGCTCGAGCTTGGCTGCTCGTTATCTTCCTTTGTCTCAATAGTTATGCTGGCTTTTCCTTTATCTCCAAAGGAGTTCTCCTACCTGGGGATTTCGTTGCCAATAGCGCGAGGCCAGCTTTTTTGGATGGAGAGCCTTTCAATGTCTCCGCTTCGTCCGCGGATTCTCTTGCACCGACGTTGGCGGTATCGGGCAATACAGTGCATATCGTCTGGGAAGAACGCGGCCGAGTTTACCATCGGTTTTGCCGTGCGGGCACTTGGTCGCCAATTTGCAGCGTAGCAACAGGTGAGCAGCCCGATATAGCGACAGATGCTACCGGCGTGGTCCACCTTGTCTTAGTCAATGAATTCGGTGGCAACTATGAAATCTATTATTGTCGCTGGATCGGAAGCACGTGGAGTCTGCCGCGCAACGTCTCGAATACCAGTGGGGTTTCATCTGCACCAAGTATCGCAGTCGCTCCTGACGGGATGCTTCACGTCGTGTGGGCAGACAATACTCCCGGTTATAATGTGATTTACCACGCTTATTGGAGCGGCATATACTGGATCAATGAACCGATTCCCAATGCCTTGGGTGGCGCGCCAGCCGTTGCTGTAGGTATGGATGGGATCGTGCATGTGGTATGGCAAGATCGGGATACACCTAGTGCTCCTTATGAAATATACTACAGCCAGTGGAATGGTGTGAACTGGTCCTTGCCCGAAAACTTGTCCGATAGCGCTACAGAGCAATCTATTATCCCCAACATGGCAATAGATGGAGACAATGCAGCTCACGTCCTATGGCAAGAAAGGGTAAACGGCCACTACGCTATTTACCATACTTGGGGCAGTGTGGGCTTTTGGTCTGTACCTCAGAGGGTTTCAGAGGATGAAGTGGATGCCTATTTGCCTAGCGTGGCCGTAGCCCTTGGTGGAGTCTTATACGCAGGTTGGGACGAAAGCACAGTGCTTTTCTACCGACACAAGCGGAAGGCCGACCATGCATGGTTGCAACCAATCATGGTTTTCAGCGACACACAAGGCGTAACGGATCTGCAACTAGCAGTGGGTGCAGGGGGTCAGCTGCATGGAGCATGGTCAAGGCACATTGAAGCAGGCAATTGGGATGTATGGTATCAACGCCTTTCTATCACCCTGATCCTGCCGATCGTGCTGAAAAGACTTGCTTTCTAGTGTTATCTCTTCGCCCATCCACGGAGTAGTGCGATGCGCTGCTTTCAGATGGAGCTGCTTTACCCGCGGCAGAGTGAAACCTGCCAGTTTTCGTTTCTATCCCATTGAACGTCGCAGATGGATAAGTAGTATCGAGATGTCGGCTGGGGTGACCCCCTGAATTCTCGTTGCCTGCCCAACGGTGAGCGGTCGGAAGTGCAAAAGCTTTTCTTGAGCTTCTTTACGCAACCCTGTGATCTGTCCATAATCCAGTTCTGGCGGGATAAGCCAATCCTCCAGGCGACGCATGTGCTCCACTTCGAGCTGTTGCTTTTCGATGTATCCTCGGTACTTGGCCTCGATCACTGCTTGTTCGATGACCTCTGGCGAAAGAGGCACAGGGCTTGCTGAAAGGGCGGCGATTAAATCATAGTTCACTTCAGGACGGCACAGCAATTGCAGCAGATTAACATCCCTGATCAGCGGCTCGAAACCAAAGCCCTGCATCACTTCATTCACCTGCTTTGATGGCGGCAGCCATGTATTGGCTAGGCGGTGCAGTTCTTCTGCTATCTGCCTACGCTTTTGCTCCACTTTTTGATACCTCTCTCTACTGATCAGGCCTACTTCGTGTCCCAGAGGGCTGAGCCTCAGATCGGCATTGTCGTGGCGCAACAGAAGACGGTACTCTGCCCGCGAGGTCAGGATGCGATATGGCT
This region includes:
- a CDS encoding DUF512 domain-containing protein, with the protein product MRHSWGGQIAKVLPGSSAEAAGLRPGDWLFSLNGHILRDIIDYRFYSAEESLEIVLVRNGVRMTLTIEREYGEDLGLEFTTPTFDGIRRCQNHCDFCFINQMPRGLRKSLYIKDDDYRYSFLFGNFITLANLEEQDWARLAEQRLSPLYVSVHATDPQLRARILGVPHLPDILGQIQRLGSIGIEVHTQIVVVPGLNDGAVLEQTVQDLANLYPTVCSVGIVPVGITRYHSGGLRPLTAQEAKDIITCIRPLQRDYRRQLGVGLVYLADELYLMAGLPLPSAGRYDGFPQLANGIGLTRQLLDDWLHTKRKGQIRWPHGRATFVCGTLIAPVLRNMAKELSSLTGVAIDVVAVPNQFFGPTVTVSGLLVAKDVINAFRDRTVGDLLVLPASMFDASGQVTLDDYQQTDMEKALGVRVAIADRLSDLLSLQ
- a CDS encoding M20/M25/M40 family metallo-hydrolase → MINEKRLLDTFLSLVRIDSPSGEESAMAQELAKRLRQLGLNVELDAICNVVAKLLGQGTPLLLAAHMDTVMPGRSIKPVVKDGVVYSDGTTILGADDKAGVAIILELLQVIVENKLPHPSLEVVITVQEETGLVGAKHLDKSRLQAKMGISFDAGGTPGTIVVAAPSHDLIAAVVHGKAAHAGTRPEEGINAILVAAQAVVNMPLGRIDDETTANIGIIKGGIARNIVPDRVELMGEARSRQLSKLEAQVARMVEALQAAAKRYGTTVDIEVTRSYNGYTFNEEVAIVKQLMTACRAMGVEPILAATGGGSDANIYNASGMQVVNLSTGLRKEHSTEEHIAVADMVTCAQIVMQFLNNWPS
- a CDS encoding phosphatase PAP2 family protein; translation: MDTLVLWGTGVIQWLQTLRSPVLDAVFTGSTFLGDEKFYLLMIPLLYWIVDKRLAMRLSFVYLGSAYFNSFLKAIFAVPRPSFPAVQVLAPAEGYAFPSGHAQTAATVWSYLATQARRASFWVAAIVVIFLVALSRVYLGVHYPQDVVVGTAIALAIVAGYNQFLRAYGARIAQLPMVAKLALGCGVPLLLLALHADKDAVAAMAACLGLSVGVTLEHEWVRFSCTGTVMKRAIRFVLGLIVLLALYLGLSAVLPGGLFFRLLRYALIGIWASLVAPWLFVKLRLAEKEAN
- a CDS encoding dodecin domain-containing protein — translated: MPVIKVIELVGNSPVSWEDAAKNAVAEAAKTVHGITGVDVVGQTAVVENGTITEYRANVKIAFVVKREVD
- a CDS encoding sigma-70 family RNA polymerase sigma factor, which translates into the protein MAIPSTSCKEESSPYIQSNEESALLKRAREYDQAAIAEIYDRYSLRIYNYIYHRLGNAPLAEDLTATVFLRMLEAIRSSRAWQTSFSGWLYRIAHNLVVDHFRTGRRDDVPLDDWPVASHEHPADVAERSLTQQRLRAAITQLTEEQSLVITLKFLEGMSNAEIAQLMGKSEGAIKSLQFRALAALRRLIGGEEL